From a single Nostoc edaphicum CCNP1411 genomic region:
- a CDS encoding acetamidase/formamidase family protein has protein sequence MTHYILKASKETVHLGGFSHLLKPVLTIDSGDTIDVETYTGYYVYDKAPPEFLTPEFLDICQNLLPERKIAGGPHLLTGPIYVRNAEPGDVLEVQLDAIAPRLPVGFNAIRTGWGALPHLFSQPALRFIPLDLVNNIAEFPPGAGIKIPLKPFFGILGVATPETSRTSIPPGSYGGNIDNRELQAGSRLFLPIFVPGALFSIGDGHSAQGDGEVNVTAIETSMNGRITLKLRKDLQLTTPIAETPTHIITMGFAQTLDEALELALKNMIDFLERFTNLSPEDAYVLCSLAVNFHITQVVNSPQKGVHGMLPKSIFSQKINLSEQNSGVRSQNSELNSVRLVDSAALASQTLKDSLPLRYRAS, from the coding sequence ATGACTCATTACATTTTAAAAGCCTCAAAAGAAACCGTACATCTAGGTGGCTTCTCGCATCTGCTAAAACCAGTACTCACTATTGACTCTGGCGATACGATTGATGTAGAAACTTATACAGGCTACTACGTTTATGACAAAGCACCACCTGAGTTTCTCACACCAGAATTTCTCGATATCTGCCAAAATCTTTTACCAGAGCGCAAAATTGCTGGAGGGCCACATTTACTCACAGGGCCAATTTATGTACGCAATGCCGAACCAGGGGATGTTTTAGAAGTACAATTAGATGCGATCGCACCTCGTTTACCTGTAGGGTTTAATGCCATTCGTACAGGTTGGGGAGCTTTACCACATCTGTTTTCTCAACCTGCGTTGAGATTCATTCCTCTAGATTTAGTAAACAATATCGCGGAATTTCCGCCGGGTGCTGGTATAAAAATTCCTCTCAAACCGTTTTTTGGGATTCTTGGTGTTGCTACTCCAGAAACTTCTCGAACTTCTATCCCACCAGGTTCTTACGGTGGTAATATCGACAACCGAGAATTACAAGCTGGTTCTCGTTTATTTTTGCCGATTTTCGTACCAGGTGCATTATTTTCTATTGGTGATGGGCATTCTGCACAAGGAGATGGTGAGGTAAATGTTACCGCCATTGAAACTTCCATGAACGGTAGAATTACCCTCAAACTTCGCAAGGATTTACAACTAACAACACCAATTGCCGAAACTCCAACTCATATCATCACAATGGGCTTTGCTCAAACCTTAGATGAAGCTTTAGAACTAGCTTTAAAAAACATGATTGATTTTCTGGAACGCTTTACTAATTTGTCGCCAGAAGATGCTTATGTATTGTGTAGTTTAGCTGTGAATTTTCACATTACTCAAGTTGTTAACAGTCCCCAAAAAGGTGTACATGGAATGCTACCAAAATCAATTTTTTCCCAGAAAATTAATTTATCCGAACAGAATTCAGGAGTCAGGAGCCAGAATTCAGAATTGAATTCTGTGCGACTGGTGGATAGCGCAGCGTTAGCGAGTCAGACGCTCAAGGATTCGCTACCGCTACGCTATCGAGCGTCTTGA
- a CDS encoding trifunctional serine/threonine-protein kinase/ATP-binding protein/sensor histidine kinase — MVENRVNVPGYGIGESIYTSTRTLVYRGWRQADQTPVVIKLLKNAYPSLIELAQFRNQYTIAKILNVSGVVRIYGLENCQNRLALILEDFGGVSLKEYTAFKRKGLSNTENQENSSHLHPDFLTEFLQIAIALADILGDLYDHQIIHKDIKPANILINPTTKQVKLIDFSIASLLPRVTQLSTSPTILEGTLAYLSPEQTGRMNRGIDYRTDFYSLGVTFYELLTGQLPFQSDDLMELVHCHIAKQPASLEQFKIPQAVSDIVIKLMAKNAEDRYQSALGLKHDLETCLIQLQKNGNVVPFGLGQRDVCDRFAIPEKLYGREVEVAMLLATFERVRQGNSELMLVAGSSGIGKTAIVNEVHKPITRQRGYFIKGKFDQFNRNIPFFALVQAFRDLMAQLLTESDAQIEQWKTQILSTLGESAQVIIEVIPELEQIIGQQPSVPELSGSAVQSRFNLLFQKFIQVFTTQDHPLVIFLDDLQWADSASLKLMHLLMSEANNSYLLVIGAYRDNEVSFAHPLMLTIEEMRQEAITVSSIVLSVLTQTDLNQLIADTLKYSPEQALAIANLVYQKTKGNPFFTNQFLKSLHEDGLITFAAKTGTWQCNIAQIRALSFKEDIVEFVALQLQKLLPQTQDILKLAACIGNQFDLETLSLVYEKSPAQTAADLWPALKDGLILPSGEGYTFFQDESVVMDDLTNDNESITITYKFLHDRIQQAAYSLIPANQKPVTHLKIGQLLLNNTLETEQEKIIFEIVNQLNVGIELIVAQPDRDQLVQLNLLAGRKAKSSTAYRVAIEYLTIGISLLRSDCWQSQYELTLALHELATDAAYLCGAYEQMEQFAQTVMQQTKTPLDQVSIYETKIQAYTAKNDVLGAIAIARQGMSQFGVVFPEIPTFQDVQEALQETATLIHGRDIASLVDLPVMTAKDKLAVTRIVANVAPAVYIAEQNLFPLLILSQVKASIQYGNAPFSAFCYACYGILLNGILQDIETADQVGSLALALTDKFNISDIKPTVFYVVGAFITYLKSPLKKSLQLMLEGYKIALETGNVYYVGFNTKDICQYSYFLGQELNLLEQDIRAYSHVLENFKQGTTLNYCRIFWQAVLNLLGKAENPCILTGEALNEAEFITQLVNANELTGLHYFWLHKLILCYLFENLSEAAETAAQAREYLVAGMGYATVPMFYFYDSLTALAEYSTATPSWRETLLERVTDNQRKMQTWAHHTPMNYLHKFELVKAEECRVLGQMGQAVDLYDRAIAGAKVNGYIQEVALANELAARFYLEWNKEPIAQIYLANAYYSYLSWGAVAKVNQLSHQYPQFLATIQQPQEIGSSSLTRTTTTGLGHTSSNGFEALDLATVMKASHALAGEIELEKLLTTLMQVVIENAGAEKSVLLLLQDNHWVVAAQKTSKAIVETGVANPISQSEERLGENLGIKNLHSLPLSASQDIPKAVVNYVSRTSATLVLDDARTETTFANDPYIMQWQPKSLLCTPIHNRGQLIGILYLENSLTTGAFTQNRLEILRLLTAQAAISLQNAMLYTNLAVAKTQLEDYNHTLEDKVQQRTFELNDKNQHLSETLEKLQHTQTQLIQTEKMSSLGQMVAGVAHEINNPINFIYGNLTYTNEYCQDLLRLVERYQHYYPQPFAEIQEELEAIDFKFLKSDLQNLLQSMKVGADRIRQIVLSLRNFSRLDESQMKLVNIHEGIDSTLLILQHRLEGKTHRPAIDVIKEYAQLPEVNCYASQINQVFMNILSNAIDVLDSSFATNEHNSQAAIPTIRIRTKMTDANTVTIQIADNGSGISEEVKQRLFDPFFTTKPVGRGTGLGLSISYSIMEKHEGQLSVISEQGKGAEFFLDIPLKNLVPTSVG, encoded by the coding sequence ATGGTAGAGAATCGAGTTAATGTTCCCGGCTATGGGATTGGTGAAAGCATCTACACCAGTACTCGCACTCTGGTTTACCGAGGTTGGCGACAGGCTGATCAAACCCCTGTTGTCATCAAACTCCTGAAAAATGCCTATCCTAGTCTGATTGAGTTGGCTCAATTCAGAAATCAGTACACAATTGCGAAAATCTTAAATGTCTCTGGGGTTGTTCGCATCTATGGTCTGGAAAATTGCCAAAATCGACTTGCCCTGATCCTGGAAGACTTTGGTGGGGTTTCTTTAAAGGAGTACACCGCTTTTAAAAGGAAAGGACTCAGCAATACAGAAAATCAGGAAAATTCCTCACACCTTCATCCTGATTTCTTGACTGAATTTCTCCAGATTGCGATCGCACTTGCCGATATTCTGGGTGATCTCTACGATCACCAAATCATCCACAAGGATATCAAACCAGCCAATATCCTGATTAATCCCACCACCAAGCAAGTCAAACTCATCGACTTTAGCATTGCTTCACTGCTGCCAAGAGTTACCCAACTTTCAACCAGCCCTACTATTTTAGAAGGAACCCTTGCCTATCTCTCCCCTGAACAAACCGGGCGAATGAACCGAGGGATTGATTACCGCACTGACTTCTATTCTCTGGGTGTCACATTCTATGAACTGTTGACAGGGCAATTGCCATTTCAATCTGATGATTTGATGGAATTGGTACATTGTCATATCGCGAAACAACCTGCTTCTTTGGAGCAATTCAAAATTCCTCAAGCAGTTTCAGATATCGTGATCAAATTGATGGCGAAGAATGCCGAAGACCGCTATCAGAGTGCATTAGGGCTAAAACACGATTTGGAAACCTGTTTGATTCAATTGCAGAAAAATGGTAATGTTGTGCCCTTTGGGCTAGGACAGCGGGACGTTTGCGATCGCTTTGCGATTCCCGAAAAACTCTACGGCCGGGAAGTAGAAGTTGCAATGCTGCTAGCAACCTTTGAGCGGGTGCGCCAGGGGAACTCTGAACTAATGCTGGTGGCAGGTTCCTCTGGCATTGGTAAAACAGCAATTGTCAACGAAGTTCATAAACCGATCACCCGTCAGCGGGGATACTTTATCAAGGGCAAATTCGATCAATTTAATCGTAATATTCCTTTTTTTGCCTTGGTGCAAGCGTTTCGAGACTTAATGGCACAACTGCTGACAGAGAGTGATGCCCAAATTGAGCAGTGGAAGACCCAAATTTTATCCACATTGGGTGAGAGTGCCCAGGTGATTATTGAGGTGATTCCAGAACTCGAACAGATCATTGGTCAACAGCCCTCTGTCCCAGAATTATCAGGCAGTGCAGTCCAAAGCCGCTTCAATTTGCTGTTTCAGAAATTCATTCAAGTATTCACAACCCAAGACCATCCCCTCGTCATTTTCCTCGATGACTTACAGTGGGCAGACTCCGCTTCATTAAAGCTGATGCATCTGTTGATGAGTGAAGCAAATAACTCTTATTTGCTGGTGATTGGAGCATATCGAGATAACGAGGTTTCGTTTGCACATCCCCTAATGTTGACCATCGAGGAGATGCGGCAAGAGGCAATTACAGTTAGTAGTATTGTCCTTTCTGTGCTTACCCAGACCGACCTGAATCAACTGATTGCAGATACCCTCAAATATTCACCAGAACAAGCCCTAGCGATCGCCAATCTGGTATATCAAAAGACCAAAGGCAATCCATTTTTCACGAACCAGTTTCTCAAATCGCTGCATGAAGATGGGCTAATCACCTTTGCTGCCAAAACAGGCACTTGGCAGTGTAATATTGCTCAAATCAGAGCGCTTTCTTTTAAAGAAGATATTGTGGAGTTTGTGGCGCTGCAACTCCAGAAATTACTACCGCAGACTCAGGATATTCTCAAACTGGCTGCATGTATCGGCAATCAGTTTGATTTAGAAACCCTATCGCTTGTCTATGAGAAATCTCCAGCACAGACCGCAGCGGATTTGTGGCCAGCTCTCAAGGATGGATTAATCTTGCCCAGTGGGGAAGGGTATACATTCTTTCAGGATGAGTCTGTTGTCATGGATGATTTGACAAATGACAACGAATCAATAACTATTACCTACAAATTTCTCCACGATCGCATTCAACAAGCCGCTTATTCACTAATTCCGGCGAATCAGAAACCAGTAACTCACCTCAAGATTGGTCAATTGCTGTTAAACAATACCCTGGAAACTGAGCAAGAAAAGATCATTTTTGAAATTGTCAACCAACTGAATGTTGGGATAGAACTGATCGTAGCCCAGCCCGATCGCGATCAACTGGTACAACTCAACCTGTTGGCGGGACGGAAAGCCAAGTCTTCCACAGCTTACCGAGTAGCAATTGAGTATTTGACCATCGGGATTAGTTTATTGAGATCCGACTGTTGGCAAAGTCAATATGAGTTGACTTTGGCACTGCACGAATTAGCAACTGATGCTGCTTACCTTTGTGGCGCGTATGAACAGATGGAGCAATTCGCCCAAACAGTGATGCAGCAAACGAAAACTCCACTGGATCAAGTCAGCATTTACGAAACCAAAATCCAGGCGTATACAGCTAAAAATGATGTACTAGGCGCGATCGCGATCGCCCGTCAGGGAATGAGTCAGTTTGGTGTGGTTTTCCCAGAAATACCCACTTTCCAAGATGTTCAGGAAGCCCTTCAGGAAACCGCTACCTTAATTCACGGACGTGACATTGCTTCCTTGGTTGACTTACCAGTGATGACAGCAAAAGACAAGCTAGCAGTCACCCGAATTGTGGCAAACGTTGCTCCCGCCGTTTACATCGCCGAGCAAAATCTGTTTCCGCTACTCATATTGTCCCAAGTCAAAGCATCGATTCAGTATGGCAATGCTCCCTTTTCTGCCTTTTGTTATGCTTGTTATGGCATTCTGTTGAACGGAATTCTTCAGGATATTGAAACAGCCGATCAAGTTGGCAGCCTTGCTTTGGCACTAACTGACAAATTTAATATTAGCGACATCAAACCCACTGTATTTTATGTTGTGGGTGCTTTCATCACTTATTTAAAATCTCCACTAAAAAAATCTTTACAGCTCATGTTAGAGGGCTACAAGATTGCCCTAGAAACTGGAAATGTATACTACGTGGGCTTCAATACGAAAGACATCTGTCAGTATTCTTATTTCCTAGGTCAAGAACTGAACTTATTAGAGCAAGACATAAGAGCTTACAGTCATGTTTTAGAAAATTTTAAGCAAGGCACGACCCTCAACTACTGCCGCATCTTCTGGCAAGCAGTTTTGAACTTACTCGGCAAGGCTGAGAATCCCTGCATTTTGACAGGTGAGGCACTTAACGAAGCAGAATTTATCACCCAACTGGTTAATGCCAATGAGTTGACTGGGCTTCACTACTTCTGGCTCCACAAATTGATTCTCTGTTATCTGTTTGAAAACCTCTCTGAAGCAGCGGAAACAGCCGCTCAAGCTAGAGAATATCTAGTTGCAGGCATGGGCTATGCCACCGTGCCGATGTTTTATTTCTATGATTCACTGACGGCTTTGGCAGAGTATTCTACGGCTACACCTTCTTGGCGAGAAACATTGCTAGAACGAGTCACAGATAACCAGAGAAAAATGCAGACTTGGGCGCACCATACACCCATGAATTATTTGCACAAATTTGAACTGGTAAAAGCTGAAGAATGCCGAGTATTGGGGCAAATGGGGCAAGCAGTGGATCTCTACGATCGCGCGATCGCTGGGGCAAAAGTCAATGGATACATTCAAGAAGTTGCCCTCGCTAATGAACTAGCTGCCCGATTTTACCTGGAATGGAACAAAGAGCCGATCGCTCAAATTTACCTAGCAAATGCCTATTATAGTTACCTCAGCTGGGGAGCGGTAGCCAAAGTCAACCAGTTGTCCCATCAATATCCTCAATTCTTGGCTACGATCCAACAGCCGCAAGAAATTGGTTCTTCAAGCCTCACCCGCACCACTACAACCGGATTGGGACACACTAGTTCTAATGGGTTTGAAGCTTTAGATTTAGCAACAGTAATGAAAGCCTCTCATGCCCTGGCGGGGGAAATTGAGTTAGAAAAGCTGTTGACAACCCTGATGCAAGTCGTGATCGAAAATGCCGGGGCTGAAAAATCTGTCCTCCTACTGCTTCAAGATAATCATTGGGTGGTTGCGGCTCAAAAAACCAGCAAAGCGATCGTGGAAACGGGTGTTGCAAATCCAATTTCTCAATCAGAGGAGCGATTGGGTGAAAACCTTGGGATAAAAAATCTACACTCCCTTCCGCTTTCAGCCAGTCAGGATATTCCCAAAGCGGTTGTGAACTATGTCTCACGTACCTCCGCAACCCTGGTACTAGATGATGCTCGCACAGAAACTACCTTCGCCAACGATCCCTACATCATGCAATGGCAACCCAAAAGCTTGCTATGTACGCCCATTCATAATCGTGGACAGCTAATTGGTATCCTCTACTTGGAAAATAGTTTGACGACTGGAGCCTTTACCCAAAACCGTCTTGAAATTTTGCGGCTACTCACAGCACAAGCTGCCATCTCGCTGCAAAACGCCATGTTGTATACCAATTTAGCTGTGGCAAAAACCCAACTAGAAGACTACAACCATACCTTAGAAGACAAGGTGCAGCAGAGAACTTTTGAGTTGAATGATAAAAATCAGCATCTCTCGGAAACCTTAGAGAAACTTCAACATACGCAAACTCAATTGATTCAAACTGAAAAAATGTCTTCGTTAGGACAAATGGTGGCAGGTGTTGCTCACGAAATTAACAACCCGATTAACTTTATTTATGGCAACCTCACCTATACCAATGAGTATTGTCAAGATTTACTGCGCTTGGTTGAGCGCTATCAGCACTACTATCCTCAACCGTTCGCTGAGATTCAAGAAGAACTAGAGGCAATAGATTTCAAATTCCTCAAGTCAGACCTACAAAACCTGCTGCAATCAATGAAAGTGGGGGCAGATCGCATCCGCCAAATTGTCCTTTCTCTCCGCAATTTCTCGCGCCTGGATGAGTCTCAAATGAAACTTGTCAACATTCATGAAGGTATCGACAGCACTTTGCTAATTTTACAGCACCGCCTCGAAGGGAAAACACACCGTCCTGCAATTGATGTGATTAAGGAATATGCACAGTTGCCAGAAGTTAACTGCTATGCCAGCCAGATTAATCAGGTGTTTATGAATATTCTTAGCAATGCTATTGATGTATTGGATTCATCATTTGCAACAAATGAACATAATAGCCAAGCAGCAATTCCCACCATCCGAATTCGTACTAAAATGACTGATGCCAATACAGTCACCATTCAAATTGCAGATAACGGGTCTGGTATATCTGAAGAGGTGAAGCAGCGTCTATTTGACCCATTTTTCACAACAAAACCTGTTGGACGGGGAACGGGCTTGGGATTATCGATTAGCTACTCTATTATGGAAAAACATGAGGGACAATTAAGTGTAATATCGGAACAAGGAAAAGGAGCGGAGTTTTTCCTTGATATCCCCTTAAAAAATCTGGTTCCTACCTCTGTAGGTTGA